A region of Zootoca vivipara chromosome 15, rZooViv1.1, whole genome shotgun sequence DNA encodes the following proteins:
- the TMEM218 gene encoding transmembrane protein 218: MPGTVLGVGPGVFILALLWVLTLLLCVLLSRASGLARFSVIVVFLGAVIITLVLLLFPRASELPAPATEIKIVDTFFIGRFVLLSLLCVVFLGCLFMVLVHYVLQPVYAKPLRTTS; this comes from the exons ATGCCTGGCACAGTTCTTGGAGTTGGGCCAGGAGTATTTATCTTAGCGCTGCTCTGGGTACTGACCTTGCTGCTCTGCGTGTTGTTATCCAGAGCTTCTGGACTCGCTAG GTTCTCTGTCATTGTGGTTTTCTTAGGTGCTGTGATCATCACCTTGGTTCTGTTGCTTTTCCCTCGTGCCAGCGAGTTGCCTGCACCGGCTACAGAAATTAAG ATTGTCGACACCTTCTTCATCGGCCGCTTTGTCCTGCTGTCCCTTCTCTGTGTGGTTTTCCTTGGGTGCCTTTTCATGGTTTTGGTTCACTATGTACTGCAACCAGTGTATGCCAAGCCCTTGAGAACCACCTCCTAA